One window of the Trifolium pratense cultivar HEN17-A07 linkage group LG2, ARS_RC_1.1, whole genome shotgun sequence genome contains the following:
- the LOC123905115 gene encoding uncharacterized protein LOC123905115, whose protein sequence is MASGPNVGKILPSAGKWTAATLSSYDTDVVPEPSLRLDLQKVFISEPYNFSYIKAPNRVFRSAPSLNDQYLGWLDRVQRDKADIWQACGIYDLIQLSRTGLKYQQEMIIAALHFFESSTNTFHFECGMMTPTLLDVAAITGLSPLGDTYDPCKASDTIKFDFRNKSYSKYIVENRKTSDEVGDEEHVAFLTLWLSQYVFCTQSLQVAKKFIPMAIQLHECQQFNFARLILGCLYESMRDACEHLKRTGDGSTFLGAGPFWLLQLWLTATFHAELDLFLPEPYYEESRTRRVEGTRLARMVPRERGLGYDVAFQQYFNTFLSLKKFKPSFAPFVDRPLGPPWFTHRFPSPPEFEMVTNNIWTAYLMPTVLSCRIGLTSGDFGLVGYFPNLVSRQFGLTQILPKSIYLEEREVCLGKHGMTEPQFHSFLNHFNQPSYELTPFDFAPSHACTREFFTWWSRHYEGRLVDKTALLTAISNGFDSSILNKIKSKLNARGSKSKAGSSNSSKPLPPPSKVELKIASRKRPPSTETPSVSKKQRPIPTTYSSAPDKDIPVLSTIPEQTTVATTQDLFPSAEPITDEKKKKKKKKKEHQPTQESTPERTSSEIEAQPDTLASPEDPPLEQSERKKKKKKKQKKSPAAATVVEASATAKETTSQPETSATPQTQVSHSYFLLFLQLLTVSLILSWFCLFQPQNSAQVIPQEEPALSKAAEGVVEGPSDAHPEDVAEKISSPQPLETAIPTETSSPPKAPSSPHRAFEDDNLKPNNEGDQLDRNLPQPNPSTHPAQVLANNDPPTNFQADPIANTEQRPTVDGEHSTTNQPQPSGSNHESSSPSAGTFDSEDGDSYIGDSLGEEGTSVSKPLPTVVLPAELAKELKDLTPVDALNKLLSSHGTSSSAVEDTEGNGDVLEQEQFEHEIRFRREILDGDMLGLLERNSSIYYNIKALFRKLQNPRTDEAMFLLVTQAETFLEQFISQTQLLTRTSGLLTSLLATQQQHFEQANSCNAEVTTIKAASDEALEQLVACENNIAQWQSEIEALKEKVRQEEAKMEKLAAVAIEAQKVKLDELAREGIQHYSEGLAVQKRVEHLSSDKEMLQRKLASIRTQYYQFQAANRKPPSTSQPHP, encoded by the exons ATGGCGTCAGGTCCAAATGTTGGAAAAATCCTTCCTTCCGCCGGTAAGTGGACCGCCGCCACTCTTTCTTCTTACGATACGGACGTGGTTCCAGAACCATCGTTGCGTCTAGACTTGCAAAA GGTTTTCATCAGTGAACCCTATAACTTTAGCTATATCAAGGCGCCTAACAGAGTATTTCGATCGGCTCCTTCTTTGAATGACCAATACCTGGGCTGGTTAGACAGGGTACAACGTGATAAAGCGGATATTTGGCAAGCTTGTGgtatttatgaccttattcaGCTCTCTCGGACAGGCCTTAAATACCAGCAGGAGATGATTATTGCGGCTTTACACTTCTTTGAGTCCTCTACCAACACCTTCCACTTCGAATGTGGCATGATGACTCCTACACTGCTGGATGTTGCTGCCATTACTGGCTTATCGCCTCTTGGCGACACTTATGATCCTTGCAAGGCTTCCGACaccatcaaatttgattttcgaAACAAGTCTTACTCTAAATACATCGTGGAAAATCGAAAGACCAGCGATGAAGTAGGTGACGAAGAACACGTTGCTTTCCTAACCTTATGGTTATCGCAGTATGTCTTctgcactcaatctctccaagtaGCCAAGAAATTCATCCCTATGGCTATTCAATTACATGAATGCCAGCAATTCAACTTCGCTCGGCTTATTCTTGGATGTCTTTATGAATCCATGAGGGATGCTTGTGAACACCTTAAAAGAACAGGCGATGGATCTACCTTTTTAGGTGCTGGCCCTTTTTGGTTGCTGCAATTATGGTTAACTGCCACTTTTCATGCTGAACTTGACCTTTTCTTACCTGAGCCATACTATGAGGAATCGAGAACACGTCGAGTCGAAGGCACAAGGTTGGCGAGGATGGTGCCTAGGGAAAGAGGCCTTGGTTATGATGTAGCTTTCCAACAGTATTTTAATACTTTTCTCAGCCTGAAGAAGTTCAAGCCTAGCTTTGCTCCCTTTGTGGATAGGCCACTTGGTCCTCCTTGGTTTACTCACAGATTTCCTTCTCCACCAGAATTCGAGATGGTAACCAACAACATTTGGACTGCTTACTTGATGCCTACAGTCTTGTCTTGTCGAATTGGCTTGACCTCTGGAGATTTTGGGTTAGTTGGTTACTTCCCAAACCTGGTGTCTCGCCAATTTGGCTTAACTCAAATACTCCCTAAGAGCATATATTTGGAAGAGAGGGAGGTTTGTTTAGGCAAGCATGGCATGACAGAACCACAGTTCCATTCATTCTTGAACCATTTCAATCAGCCTTCTTATGAGCTTACCCCATTCGACTTCGCTCCCTCACATGCCTGCACTAGGGAATTTTTTACCTGGTGGTCTCGACACTATGAAGGACGCCTGGTCGACAAGACTGCCTTGCTTACCGCTATCTCTAATGGGTTCGACTCatctattttgaacaagattaagTCGAAATTGAACGCCAGAG GGAGTAAGTCGAAGGCAGGTTCCAGCAACTCTAGCAAGCCTCTTCCTCCACCATCTAAGGTTGAACTAAAG ATTGCTTCACGCAAGAGGCCTCCTTCAACTGAAACTCCTTCTGTTTCAAAGAAACAAAGGCCTATTCCTACCACTTATTCGAGTGCTCCAGATAAG GATATTCCTGTTCTCTCGACCATCCCCGAGCAGACTACCGTTGCTACTACTCAAGATCTTTTTCCTAGTGCTGAACCCATTActgatgagaaaaagaaaaagaagaagaagaagaaagaacaccaACCCACCCAAGAAAGTACTCCTGAGCGCACGTCCTCTGAGATTGAGGCACAACCTGATACTCTGGCATCACCTGAGGACCCTCCTTTGGAACAATcggagaggaagaaaaagaagaaaaagaagcagaaaaaaTCTCCTGCTGCAGCTACTGTTGTCGAGGCTTCTGCTactgcaaaagaaacaacttcacaACCTGAAACTTCTGCTACCCCTCAAACCCAAGTAAGCCATTCTTACTTCTTGTTATTTCTCCAGCTTTTGACTGTGTCACTCATTCTTTcatggttttgtttgtttcagcCACAAAACTCTGCTCAAGTTATTCCTCAGGAGGAGCCTGCTCTTAGCAAAGCGGCTGAGGGGGTGGTCGAAGGACCAAGCGATGCGCATCCTGAAGATGTTGCAGAAAAAATCTCATCTCCTCAGCCTCTCGAAACGGCCATTCCTACTGAAACCTCATCACCGCCCAAGGCTCCTAGCTCGCCTCACCGCGCTTTCGAAGATGACAATCTTAAGCCTAACAATGAAGGAGACCAACTCGATCGAAACCTACCACAACCGAACCCTTCGACACATCCTGCCCAAGTATTGGCCAATAATGATCCTCCAACCAACTTTCAAGCTGACCCTATTGCTAATACTGAACAAAGGCCAACAGTTGATGGTGAGCACTCCACTACCAATCAACCACAACCAAGTGGGTCAAACCATGAATCTAGTTCACCCAGTGCTGGCACTTTCGACTCTGAAGATGGGGACTCCTATATTGGTGATTCACTTGGTGAAGAGGGAACTTCCGTGTCGAAGCCACTTCCCACTGTTGTCCTGCCAGCTGAACTTGCTAAAGAGTTAAAAGATTTAACTCCAGTCGACGCACTTAACAAGCTTTTATCAAGCCATGGCACCTCTAGCTCCGCTGTTGAGGACACAGAGGGTAACGGAGATGTACTTGAGCAAGAACAGTTTGAGCATGAAATCAGGTTCAGGCGAGAAATTCTTGATGGGGATATGTTGGGCCTGCTTGAGCGTAATTCTTCCATATATTACAACATCAAAGCCCTTTTTCGCAAGCTGCAAAACCCAAGGACTGACGAAGCAATGTTCCTTCTAGTAACTCAGGCTGAAACCTTTTTAGAACAATTCATTAGTCAAACTCAGCTCCTAACCAGGACTAGCGGCCTTTTAACATCTCTGCTTGCCACCCAGCAACAACATTTCGAGCAAGCTAATAGTTGCAATGCAGAGGTCACAACTATCAAGGCTGCCTCTGATGAAGCCCTTGAGCAACTTGTGGCTTGTGAGAACAATATTGCTCAATGGCAGTCTGAAATTGAAGCGCTAAAGGAAAAGGTTCGACAGGAAGAGGCTAAGATGGAAAAGCTAGCTGCAGTGGCTATCGAAGCACAAAAGGTTAAGCTTGATGAGCTAGCACGTGAAGGTATCCAACACTACAGTGAGGGTTTAGCTGTCCAGAAGCGAGTCGAGCACCTTTCTAGTGATAAGGAAATGCTACAACGTAAACTGGCGTCCATTCGAACTCAGTATTACCAATTTCAAGCGGCCAATCGAAAACCTCCTTCGACATCTCAACCACACCCTTGA
- the LOC123905307 gene encoding methylecgonone reductase-like: MESKSIPEIVLNSGHKMPMIGFGTGTVPLPPHHELIPAFINAIKIGYRHFDTAAYYGSEEPLGQAIAQALEQGLIKNRSEIFITTKLWCTEAHPGLVLPALKNSLKRLGLEYVDLYLIHFPVRLRQGVKGTNYNHGDILPIDMKGTWEDMEKCANLGLAKSIGLSNFGVKKISEILEYASIPPALVQVEMNAAWHQENLKKFCKEKGIHVSAWSPLGANGAVWGSLAVMDNPILKDIAIASGKTVAQIALRWLIEQGSTPIVKSFNKERMKANLEIFDWKLNDIDLEKIKQIPQYRAFKGERFISENGPYKTAEELWD; this comes from the exons AtggaatcaaaatcaattccagAAATTGTTCTAAATTCAGGTCACAAAATGCCAATGATAGGATTTGGCACAGGAACTGTACCCTTACCACCACATCATGAACTCATTCCAGCATTTATCAATGCCATTAAAATTGGCTATAGGCATTTTGATACTGCTGCTTATTATGGTTCTGAGGAACCTCTAGGTCAAGCCATAGCACAAGCATTAGAGCAAGGTCTTATTAAAAATCGTAGTGAAATTTTTATCACTACTAAATTATGGTGTACTGAGGCTCACCCTGGCCTTGTTCTCCCAGCactaaaaaattcattgaa GAGGTTGGGCTTAGAATATGTGGATTTATACCTAATTCATTTTCCAGTGAGGTTGAGACAAGGGGTTAAAGGGACCAACTACAACCATGGAGACATTCTTCCAATTGATATGAAAGGGACATGGGAAGATATGGAAAAGTGTGCTAATTTGGGCTTGGCTAAGTCTATTGGTCTCAGCAACTTTGGTGTGAAAAAAATTTCCGAAATTCTAGAATATGCATCTATTCCTCCTGCTCTTGTCCAG GTGGAAATGAATGCAGCATGGCATCAAGAAAATCTGAAAAAATTCTGCAAAGAGAAAGGGATTCATGTTAGTGCATGGTCCCCTTTGGGAGCTAATGGAGCTGTGTGGGGTTCACTTGCTGTTATGGACAATCCAATACTAAAAGACATTGCAATTGCATCAGGAAAGACTGTGGCACAG ATTGCGTTGAGATGGTTAATAGAGCAAGGTTCGACTCCAATTGTGAAGAGCTTCAACAAGGAGAGAATGAAAGCAAATCTTGAAATCTTCGATTGGAAGTTAAATGATATTGATTTGGAGAAGATTAAGCAAATACCACAATATCGTGCTTTTAAAGGAGAACGTTTTATCTCAGAAAATGGACCTTACAAAACTGCTGAAGAACTTTGGGATTGA
- the LOC123905309 gene encoding uncharacterized protein LOC123905309 isoform X1, whose translation MVKPKEGMKRPFKPMKDLNMDKIVGDNMQGAVFGELLDCLLKPTNIKEKISSLMLLASLGSECEETMLKQLMLLEFGKRTMLLKLKRPLKLLKELHSKFRKVLRIDVILVV comes from the exons ATGGTAAAACCAAAAGAG GGCATGAAGCGTCCATTCAAGCCGATGAAAGACCTCAACATGGACAAG ATTGTTGGAGATAATATGCAAGGTGCTGTGTTTGGAGAGCTGCTAGATTGCCTCTTGAAACCTACAAACatcaaagagaaaatatcaa GCTTGATGCTACTTGCATCTCTTGGAAGCGAATGCGAGGAAACTATGTTAAAACAATTGATGTTGTTGGAGTTTGGCAAGAGAACAATGTTGTTGAAACTGAAAAGACCATTGAAGCTCTTAAAAGAGTTGCATAGTAAATTTAGAAAAGTTCTCAGAATTGATGTTATTCTTGTTGTATAA
- the LOC123905309 gene encoding uncharacterized protein LOC123905309 isoform X2: MGMKRPFKPMKDLNMDKIVGDNMQGAVFGELLDCLLKPTNIKEKISSLMLLASLGSECEETMLKQLMLLEFGKRTMLLKLKRPLKLLKELHSKFRKVLRIDVILVV; the protein is encoded by the exons ATG GGCATGAAGCGTCCATTCAAGCCGATGAAAGACCTCAACATGGACAAG ATTGTTGGAGATAATATGCAAGGTGCTGTGTTTGGAGAGCTGCTAGATTGCCTCTTGAAACCTACAAACatcaaagagaaaatatcaa GCTTGATGCTACTTGCATCTCTTGGAAGCGAATGCGAGGAAACTATGTTAAAACAATTGATGTTGTTGGAGTTTGGCAAGAGAACAATGTTGTTGAAACTGAAAAGACCATTGAAGCTCTTAAAAGAGTTGCATAGTAAATTTAGAAAAGTTCTCAGAATTGATGTTATTCTTGTTGTATAA